Proteins co-encoded in one Capsicum annuum cultivar UCD-10X-F1 chromosome 9, UCD10Xv1.1, whole genome shotgun sequence genomic window:
- the LOC107842224 gene encoding fasciclin-like arabinogalactan protein 12 has translation MKHNLVSTFLFLFLQCIGILAQGPSPSPIPPPAQAAAPAPGPPGPTNVTKILEKAGQCSTFIRLLQTTQEISQITSLLNDSNSITIFVPTDNAFLNMKAGALNSFNDQQKSELIKFHVLPQYFSLSQFQTASNPVQTQAGGTSNREFPINITTNGSSVNITTGIVNASISNTIYIDSQLAIYQIDKVLLPLQFFVPPAPTPAPSPPKSKNKDDSSDSDSTSTVSSSETNSPRRLLFFLAVFCFVYVS, from the coding sequence ATGAAACACAACTTAGTGTCAACCTTTCTCTTCTTGTTTCTCCAATGCATTGGCATTTTGGCTCAAGGTCCATCACCATCTCCAATTCCACCACCAGCTCAAGCCGCGGCTCCTGCTCCGGGACCCCCTGGCCCGACTAATGTAACAAAAATCCTAGAAAAGGCGGGACAATGTTCCACGTTTATACGGTTGTTACAAACTACTCAAGAAATCAGCCAAATAACCTCATTACTCAATGACTCCAACAGCATAACTATCTTTGTACCAACAGATAATGCATTCTTGAACATGAAAGCAGGTGCTTTGAATTCCTTCAATGATCAACAGAAATCAGAACTGATCAAATTCCATGTTCTCCCTCAATACTTCTCCCTTTCGCAGTTCCAAACTGCTAGCAACCCGGTGCAAACACAAGCCGGTGGGACTAGCAACCGCGAATTCCCTATCAACATAACAACAAATGGAAGTTCAGTGAATATAACTACTGGAATTGTCAATGCTAGTATCTCGAATACAATTTACATTGATAGCCAACTAGCTATTTATCAAATTGACAAAGTACTTCTCCCATTGCAATTCTTTGTCCCTCCTGCACCAACGCCCGCTCCTTCACCACCTAAGTCGAAAAATAAAGATGATTCATCGGATTCTGACTCTACTTCCACTGTATCTTCTAGTGAAACCAACTCGCCTCGCAGACTTCTCTTCTTCTTAGctgttttttgttttgtttatgtaaGCTAA